In Anguilla rostrata isolate EN2019 chromosome 1, ASM1855537v3, whole genome shotgun sequence, a genomic segment contains:
- the iglon5 gene encoding igLON family member 5 → MSCTVLRNVLAGLLLAVVSNGLSAHAVEFGHLPDNITVIEGESVILRCKIDGDVTHKAWLNRSNILFTGRDKWSLDPRVLLVNSNDSDFSIQIERVAVSDEGPYTCSFQARNQPRTSHVYLIVQVPARIVNISQDVSVNEGGNVNLFCLAVGRPEPTITWKNFKYGGLLNDGEFLDITDIRRQQAQDFECVTNNGVAPPDTRRVKVTVNYPQTPMITDVKNMPAQLGKAAVLRCEAMAVPTASFQWYREDRRLVESNGNLKIKNEKTRSLLLFHNVTDKHFGNYTCFASNPLGASNASMLLFRPGAVYSGGAGMTGGLGVCLGLLLSLLLKV, encoded by the exons GGTTGAGTGCGCACGCTGTGGAATTCGGCCACCTGCCCGACAATATCACAGTGATCGAGGGGGAGAGCGTTATTTTAAG GTGTAAGATCGACGGTGACGTCACTCACAAAGCCTGGCTCAACCGCTCCAACATCCTGTTCACCGGGCGGGACAAGTGGTCCCTGGACCCCCGCGTCCTATTGGTCAACAGCAACGACAGCGACTTCTCCATCCAGATCGAGCGGGTGGCGGTCAGCGACGAGGGGCCCTACACCTGCAGCTTCCAGGCCCGGAACCAGCCGCGGACCTCCCACGTGTACCTGATCGTGcagg TTCCCGCCCGGATCGTGAACATCTCGCAGGACGTTTCGGTGAACGAGGGGGGCAACGTGAACCTCTTCTGCCTCGCCGTCGGCCGCCCAGAACCCACCATCACCTGGAAGAACTTCAAAT atgGCGGTCTGCTGAACGACGGCGAGTTCCTGGACATCACGGACATCCGGCGGCAGCAGGCGCAGGACTTTGAGTGCGTCACCAACAATGGCGTGGCCCCGCCCGACACGCGGCGCGTCAAAGTCACCGTTAACT atcctcagaCCCCCATGATCACAGATGTGAAGAACATGCCGGCCCAGCTGGGGAAGGCTGCAGTGCTGCGCTGTGAGGCCATGGCTGTCCCCACCGCCTCCTTCCAGTGGTACAGAGAGGaccgcag GCTAGTGGAGAGCAACGGCAACCTGAAGATCAAAAACGAGAAGACCCGCTCGTTGCTCCTCTTCCACAACGTCACGGACAAACACTTCGGCAACTACACCTGCTTCGCCTCCAACCCCCTGGGGGCGTCCAACGCCAGCATGCTGCTCTTCC GACCGGGAGCGGTGTACAGCGGGGGCGCGGGGATgaccggaggtttgggggtCTGTCTcggcctgctcctctctctcctgctgaagGTCTAA